The DNA region TCTGGAGGGGAGAGGGCCACTGCCTGCCTGACTCTCGGGGGAACTTGGAATAGCGTGGGGTGAGAGTCACTGGTGGGGTGCAGTCCCTGGTACAGCCTCTGAGGGCTGCTTGTTAAATATTTGGGAATTTGGTGAGAACTAGTTCAGCTGCAGGAAGCTGAAATTGGCCACAGTGGAAGTATTCACACCACAGCGATCGGCCCACACTCTGAGCCAGGGCTCTTTCGTCCTGGCTGTCTTCCATTAGGGGAGTCATGtgacctctctgagactcagtctcCCCTCCTGTGAAATATGGGAGGACGGCCATGTGGACATCAGAGGGTGGCTGtgaaggggagggtgggcagggggctgggggcctggccaGTACCCAATGAGAAGCAGCAGTGCCTTTGTACACATTTGGGGGAAGACTGATGGGCAGGGGTCCGCTCCCCTGATAGCACTGCCCTTTCTCTCCCCAGGTGGATGTCCCAGGGCAGCAGCTGCGGACAGCGGTACGGTACATGGACTTCCCGGTCTTGTTTTGTAGGAGTGATGCAGGCCCTTCACACTATCAAAGCGTTTTAGGGGGTGGAACCCACCGTTCTAAAGTGGCTGATGAATAAGGTGGCCCATCGATTAAATCCAGACCCATTTTAAACAGCCAGAAATTAGACAAAACAAGACAAGGAGGCCCTTCCCTCTGTGCAGCTGAGCTCCCGACCCTGACTCTGCCCCGGGCTCCTGCAGAGGGTCCTTCCATTCCCCCCCCAacactccccccttcccccccccaccaAGGTGGGATCTAAGCAGGCTGGGTTCCGATCGTGAGGTGTGCACACACCCGCTGCATTGGCTGTTTATCCTGTGCGTTCCCAGTTCTGTGCCCGGCACCTGCTGAGTCCAGGGCTGGGACAAGCCCCTTCCCTCCCTGGCCCTGAgctcctcctttgtaaaatgaggaaggGAATACTGATCTCGGGATGATTTTGGAGATGGCGTGGGGTCTGACCTATCAGAGGTGCTCAGAAGCAGACATTTCCTCAATACCCCTCCTGCCAGATTTAGGCATCTGGTATATTTTAAGTGAAGggactagatttttttaaaagtaggaaaatattttccccatacAGAAGTCAGTGACATGCCCTAACGTGGCAGACCCTCGGCCAGGGTGGCTTTCCTGCACCCCTTTGGCAGACGTGGAAGCTGAGATCCAGAGCAGCCTGCCCTGCTCTCTCGCCAGTGAGCCCTGGGAGCCTTCTCTGGTCCTCCCACAGGGCCCTGGCCTCTCCCTGCCAGACTGCAGGTGCCCATCCCGTAGGCCCTGGCCCTGAGCGGGGTTGGTTTGGGCAGAGCAGGCCCTTCGTAGGCGTCTGGGTGGGCCATCGTGGGAAGGAGTGACGTGGTGACCCCGCCTCCCTCAGCTACATGCGTGGACCTGCAGCTCCAGACCTGCAGCGACGCCTCCTACAACCAGACGACCTTCCCCACGCTGCTGGAGCACCGGTCCCGGGCGGCAGTGGAGTCCAGCTCCGAGTACATCCTGCTGAGCGTCCTGCACCACCTCCTAGAGGGCCAGTGCAACCCGGACCTGCGTCTGCTGGGCTGTGCCGTGCTGGCCCCACAGTGTGAGGGCGGCCGGATGCGCAGGCCCTGCCGGCATGTCTGTGAGGCGCTACGGgatgcctgcctgcctgccttcgaTGCCATCGACATGGCGTGGCCCTACTTCCTTGACTGCGGCCGCTACTTCGTGGGCCAGGAGGAAGGCTGCTACAATCCCCTGGAGAAGCTGCGAGGTGGGCTCTGGAGTCTCGTGGTGGTGAGCAGCTGGGGGTCGGGCAGGCGGATAGGACACACGTTGGCCGGGAAGTGCCTGGGCCAGGGCGCCGATAAGGAGGCCCTGGATGCAGGTGCCCggctgggagggcagaggtgtGAGTCCTGGCACCGCCCCCCGCCATCAGAGAACAGAGGGCACTGTTGTGAGGAGGACCTGTCTCCCCGTGAGGCCTACCTGGCAAAGCCTGGTCAGTCCTGAAAGACCACATGTAGAATACTGGCCAGGAGTGGCAGCCAAACTCCTCAAAGTGGGGTCCGTGGAGccccaggggagggggaagagggacTGCAGAGATGGGCTTTGGTTTGTCGTGTGGACAAACCAGTGGAGGTGGAATGGGCAGCCCTGGGTCGTGGTGATGGAATGGGCAGCCCTGAGTGGTGGTGAGCCCCTCGTCTTGGGGGGTGTGCAAGGAGCTCCTGGCTTTCTGTGCAGAGAccccagggaagggggtgggcaggggccacTGGGGCCGGCCTTGGGGTGCTTATGTGGGTGGGAGGGGACAGCCCGCTGGCCTGTGGATTGTGCTAAAAAGAACAtccttccctctacctggaagcCCAGGAATTTCTCCTAATCAAGGAGCTTGGCAGAGATGCTGGAGGAGGGGGGGCGTGCAGGCCAAGTGCCTTTGTAGGCCTCCCTACCGCCTGGCTGGGCTTCCAGACTGGGTGAGAAGGGATAGCTCCAGTGCACAGTGGAACCCACAGCAGCCCCACTCATAGAACCCTCTGTGCAACCGCCACCCCAATCGGCAGCCACTGGTCACACGTGGCTCCCGAGTGTGACTAAGGATCTAAATTTTGATTTAATTAGATTTTAATGAATTTGAGCTTAAATGCAAATAGCCACACGTGGCCCGTGTGTGACACTGGGCGGTGCAGAATGACATTGGCTTCTGGCTTCTCACGTGCTCATGTCATGGAGCTCACGGGGAGGCTCATGTGATCTGGGGCCAAGTGCTGTACACATACCATCTCATGAAAACCCCACAACGACCCTGAATATTGGTgtaaccattttacagatggcaaaGTGGAGGCTCTGGGAAGGCCAGTGGCGGCAGGTGGCCGGCTCCTGCCTGGTGGAGCTGGTGTGAGCCAGGCCAGTCACTGATGGATGGACCCATCTGTCCATTCACCAAACAGCTCTTGGGCACCTGCTGTGTCCATGGCTCCTGGCTGGGACAATGAGAATGGCGGGGGGTTGGACACAGAGATGCCTTGGGCTGGCCTCCAGTGAGCTCTGGGTTGCAGATCTGCCGCTCGCTGGCTGTGCAGGGCTCAGGGATGATCCTGGAGCTGAatctggggggctggggggttcTGTCCACCTGCACCTTCTGTGTGACGTGGTGGCCCGTGGGTGGCACCTTGCAGGCAGATAGGAGCCATCTGCACGTGAGGACGCAGGAAGCGTGGACAGCGGGAACAGCCGGGTGGGGGACGAGAAACAGAGGAAGGAAACCAGACATCTCCCTGGGGTTGAGCCTGCCCGCCCTGAGAGAGCCCGCAGAGTGGGCTGGAGAGTTTATTTTGGGCAATTCTGCCACCAAATTGCCAGTTCCATCTGCTTGCTTCTCCCTCGGAAACCATTTTGAGGAGAAACAAAACCGCAGTGCAAGTGAGACGCTTGGGAAAAGCATTCCCCATTAGTGCTCCCCCCAGGACCAGCCTGCGGGGACCTGCGTCTTTCTGTGCAGAGACCCCGGggaagggggtgggcaggggccgcTGGGGCCGGCCTTGGGGTGCTTATGTGGGTGGGAGGGGACAGCCCGCTGGCCTGTGGATTGTGCTAAAAAAAACATCCTTCCCTCGACCTGGAAGCCCAGGAATTTCTcctaagaaaactttaaaactggggaaaaagcTTTTCTCTCGCCcgcctcccttcctctttctcttactctttctctccccctcccctttccctccccctcccatccccctccctctctctccaccccccccaccccgccccgcatGCTCACTGTTGTGTGGGTAATAACAGCTAACGTTTGGCCTCAGGAGGGTAGTGGAATAGTGGGCAGTAAGGAGCCTTTCAGAGCCTTGCTGCCTCCCTGACAAGATGTTGAAACTGTTTCCACCGCCATGCTGAGTAAACAAAGCAGAACAGGAACCTGCATCCACCGCCCCCCCCAATTATAGCTTGATGCTCCCGGGACACAGAAACACCCAAAGTCAGGAGGCGGCCGCTGAACGGAGGTTTCCCTTGGGTTGAGGATTCTGTCGGTGTGCCCCTTCCTTCGTGTTCTACTGTTctgtattttgtaaaatttccaaACTAACTACATATGATTGTTACTCGTAGTAACGCTAGGAACTGTGTTGCTGGGTACATCTGTCGGGGGCTGTTATTAGCTGTTGATATAAAGCATTATAAAGAGAACTTTCATTACCAGCAAACACGGACTGGCCGGGGAGCCATCCGAGGGGGACAGCTGGGTCCCGACCCCCAAGCTGCCACAGTGCAGTGTGGGTCGGGGTGAGGGCGCCGGGAGAGGTCAGGGCCCCTTGTCGTCAtcgtggcggggggaggggggcgggcggGCAGGCCCAGCTGACCCCCGGCACCCGCGTCCCTCCCCCAGGAGGCCTGGATGTCGTCGAGGAGGCGCTGCCCTCGGGCCATCCGCCAACCTTCCTTCGCTTCACCCACCACTCCTACGCCCAGATGGTACGCGTGCTGAAGCAGACGGCGGCCCGCTGCACCCACATAGCCAAGACCTACAGCATCGGGCGCAGCTTCGACGGCCGGGAGCTGCTGGTCATCGAGTTCTCGAGCCTGCCTGGCCGGCACGAGCTGAGTAAGCCACTGTCACCGTCGGGGGCAGGGGTGAGAGGCCTGGGCCAGGAAAAGGCTCTGGCCTGCTTGGCCTTGGGGTGCACGAGCCAGATCCGGGATCCTGATCAAAGTCCCCGATGTCTGGGGGACAGGATGCGGGCGGGGGCTTCGGGGTGTGCTTGGGGCACTGAGGTGCAAGTCCCATCCCACCGGGCATGTGTGACCGCTGTCACAGCCACGTCGCTGGGAGGAGCAGCGGGGTGGGCCACGGTCCTGGAGAAGTGGGCTGCACAAGTCAGGGGGCGTGACGTGAAGGTGTACAGTGGCTGCAGGCACGTCGGGCCTTGTGCATCTGTAGTGCAAACTTAACTGTGCTTCGTCTGTACCTTTTGTTGTCTTTGCAACCTTGCCCTGGCACACCCGGACCCCAGGCAGGTATGTGGGGCTCTGGGTCCTGGCCCTTTACGTTTGCTACTTTAAGTTGTGCGGTCCACATTCAGAGAGTGATGTGAATACAGccattttcccatttatttaaaaCCCACGTTTATTTCAGCTTATATCAGGCTTAGGTCCTGTTTGGAGATGGGGGACCATGTGGAAAGTGCCACATCTTACTGTCCCTCGGAGCCGTGTTCTTGCTGGGCTGAGGAGGAGTCAGACTCCACCACAGTCCTGGGTCTTGCGCCATAACTGAGAAGGGCCTGCAGTGCGGATACTGAAAAAACATTACTGTGAAACTGAATTTCAGGGCCAGGTCAAGGAAAGGCAGTGGGCCCTGGGGGCAGGGCTCGGGGGTCTGGCCCAAGAATCCAAATGTTCTAGCAAAGACTCAGCGCCCTGGCTGCAGCCTGTTTCCGGGGTGGCGGGGAGAAGATGACCACGAGCCAGCCGTCCAGGGCACTGAGAGCATCGGGCGCAGGGGCCCCGTTCTGGCCTCTGCCTGGGAGTCGATGAGTGAGGGTCCTAGTCCTTTGACTCTTTCTCGTCTGGTCTCTCAGCTTGTCTGTCCCTGTGACTGTGGAAGTCAGACGGGATTGGTCTAGAAACAGCCCCACTTGACCTTGGTCCTTACCCCTCATCTTGGTTAAGTGGCTCTGGCCCCTTTGCTGGGCTGGCCACACTCAGCCAGTTTCCATCCTGGTGGCTTGGGCGGCATGGACGTCATGAGCCCTAAGCCCTGTCTCCCGTCAGGGGCCAGAGGTCATCTAGCCCCACTCCAGCCTCCAAGACCCACCCTGTCTCCTACCCCTCCAGCCCTGGGCTGAAGACAGGACTCTGGCTTTCAGATTGATTGGCCTGCAGCTTTGGAACATGTGGGTGAGGGGTGTCCCCTGTGAGAGGGTCAAGGGCGGTGGCTGGTGTGGAAAGCCTCAGGGCTGTTTATACCCTCGGAATGTGGGAGGGACATGGCCACTTGTTCCCACAGCTGGTGGTCCTTGGGCTGCACACAGCCAAGGAGGGAGATGCCATTTTCCATTTTCCAGGTGAGCagtgtgaggctcagagaggagaggTGACTTGTCCTAGGTCACACTGTTAGTAAGACTgtcaggctcctggtctactcttccatccatccatccatcttccaTCCATCAGTTCATCCATCcatgtatccattcatcctttcatccttccatccatcttccttccttccatccatccatccatccatccacccatccacccatacatccatctattcatccttTCATCCTTCCATGTAtcttccttcctttgttccaTCCTTCTatccatcttccttccttccatccgtccatccatccatccattcatccatcctttCATCCTTACAttcatcttccttccttccttctttccttacttccttccatccctccagccacccatccatccatccattctttcATCCATACTTTCATctgtcttcctccttctctccctccctcccttccttacttccttccacctacccatccatccatccatccatccattcatcctttcATCCTTACATtcatcttcctcccttccttctttccttactTCCTTAAATCTCTCcagccacccatccatccatccattctttcATCCATACTTTCATCTTTctgtcttcctccttctctccctccttcccttccttccttccacctacccatccatccatccatccatccatccatccatccgagGGCCAGCTGCCTTCTCATTTAAGCACCAATGTATACCCTACTTTATTGCGCAAACATGAAGAGTGGCCATGAATGAAATTCTCACAGACCAATAACTTATATTGTTATTAATCAACATCCATGATCCATCATGCTAATAGTCATAGCTCTACATCACAGATGAGCTCAACCAAAGTGATGACCTTGATGAGACCTCATTAGTCACAGAGTCACTTGGGCCAAAACGAGTAGGAATAGGTTCCAAAACAACTGGCCACCCTTGCCGTGTGGGCCCTCAAGTCTCTGGGGACCCCAGGGCTCTGAGACGATGCCGCCAGGTCACTATATCCCCCCCCAGTGGAGCCCGAGGTGAAGCTCATCGGCAACATCCATGGCAATGAGGTGGCGGGCAGGGAGATGCTCATCTACTTGGCCCAGTACCTGTGCTCTGAGTACCTGCTGGGCAGTGCCCGCGTCCAGCGCCTGCTCAACACCACCCGCATCCACCTGCTGCCCTCCATGAACCCCGACGGCTATGAGGTGGCGGCCGCCGAGGTGAGCGCCCCCAGGCGGGCCCCGTGGCCGCTGCCTTCCACCCCCCACCCTGTTCGTTCGCCCTCTAGCGGTTGTGCAGGGTCTCTGTGCACGAGGGCTCAGTGGGCATCAACATCCGCAAGGTCctgcttgggggtggggagggcggaCAGATGCTGGGAGTTCTATGGTGGGTTAAAAGGTGACGCGCGCCGTGGAAACAGGATGATGGGGGTGGGAAGAGCCGGACCGTGTGCTGGCTGGAGGGGGGGCTCCGGGAGAAGGAAGGTGGCCCTGAGCAGGGCCTGCGGGAGGTGGGAGCGAGCAGTGCAGCCCTGGCGAGGGGTATTCCAGGTGGAGGACAGCCAGTGCAGGGCCTGAGGTTGGAGGATCAGCCCAGAGGCTGGAGAGATGGCAGAGGAGGTCAAGGGCGGCTCCCAAGTTCATCACGTGAAGCCAGAGAGAAACCACAGCCCTGCCTGCGACTCTCAGCCCAGCCCTGCGCCTCCCTCCAGAAGGATCAGGGTGGACGTGCTGACCCCTGGTCGGGGGCGACCTGTGTGTTCAGGGTGCCGGCTACAATGGGTGGACGAGTGGGAGGCAGAACGCGCAGAACCTGGACCTGAACCGCAACTTCCCCGACCTGACGTCCGAGTACTACCGCCTGGCCTCGGCCCGCAACATGCGCAGTGGCCACATCGCCATCCCACAGCACTACTGGTGGGGTAAGGTAGGAGCCGCCGCGCGCCCCTCTGATGCAGCCGAGGGTCTCTGGGTATTCTGGGACCCTCGGGTGTCATCCTTCCCCAGGGCAGCAGAGCTGGGTGGTTAGCAGCCTTagcctctgagcctcggtttcctgcctgcaaaatggggatagtcCTCACTGGGCCGCTGGTGGGATTCGGGGAGCGTGTACCGAAAGCACCCGGAGTCTGGCAGGTGCTCAGGGGCAGTGCCCCGGAGGGCTGCCTGGAGGGGGTGGCGTCCCCAGGAGGTGGGCAAGAGAGTTCCAGGCCAGAGGACGGGCACATGCGAGCTCCCGGTGGGGCCTGAACGGAATCCTGAATCTTGGGCATGGGGCTGGGTTGTCGGCGGGGATGTGCCTGGTCCTGAGGACTGCCTCGTCCGCCTGGGCAGGTGGCCCCTGAGACGAAGGCAATAATGAAGTGGATGAGGACCATCCCCTTCGTGCTCTCCGCCAGCCTCCATGGGGGCGACCTTGTGGTGTCCTATCCCTTCGACTTCTCCAAGCATCCCGAGGAGGAGAAGATGTTTTCTCCCACGCCTGACGAGAAGGTGAGAGGCTGGGCAGAAGTGCTGTGGGTGCAGGAGAGGCAGCAGTGTGGGTGGTGCCCTCGGGGCCCCGGAGTCCTTCCGGTTCTGAGCCGGTGAAGCCCATGGAGCTCTGAAACATTCGGAGCCTTCTAGGCCCATCTACAaaccccctcctccaggaagccttccagcCAGCTGGAAGCAGCCCCTCCCTCCTATGGCTGCCCCCCTTCCATCAGTGTCTCATCTCACCTGGGAGCTCCCGGGGTGGGGACCCTGGCCGAGTGCCCTCCCCCGAGGCCGCCCCGTGTCTTCTGTCCTAGGGAGGCTGGGGTTCCAGGCGACACCGGCAGAGGGCAGCGCTGCATCGTGCATGGCGCCCAGCTGGTTCCTGGCGCCTCCCTCCTTCTTGTGGGTCTGGCCAGTTTGTTAAGGGTCAGGTACCCTGGGACTTGAGGATGCAGTGGGATCAGAGTAGGAATTTTGGCCCCAGCGGTCACGTGGGCCCTCAGGAGACCCTTCCCGCCTCCAGGCTTGTTTCGCTCGCTGCTCAGACCAGCAGGGCATGAGACCCGTGATGATGGCCGGACCCCTCACCAACCCCGTTCTTCCCTTCCCCGGGGGCACCCCCTACCCTGACTGATAGTAGAGGCTGGTCTTCTGGGAAGGGCATGGGGGTTGAGGAGACTGAGGTCAGGCAGGGGGTGATCTTCGGTGGGTCACAGCCGAGTGCACTGGAGCTTAGCTACCCCAACTGCCCTGATGACCCCCCGCCCGCAGGCcagctcctgccctccctcccccatcaggAGGCAGGAGACTTTCCTGCCCTTCTGGGAAGACAGAGTTTGATAGTCTTTTCTTGAGCAGCCTGGGGAGGCTTGGGAGGGTCTGAGCTGTCTGCTTGGTCACTCAGCAGGCCCCCTGGTGTACCGGACTCGGGGTGGAGAGCGAGGCCTGGCCTCTGCTGCCTCCTCGCACTTTCTACCTGGtactgggggcagggcagggagggtgggacTGGTCCTGGACAGACAAGTGCCCGGAGCTGGCTCCCCTCGTGTTCTCCCCCTGCGGCCACCCAGAGGCCAACCCTGCCTCACCCAGTCCCTCCCTGTGTGTGGCCGGTCCCATGGTCTGGGCCCTGGGCTGAGGGTCCTAGTTAGGGTGGAAGACGGAGCCAGAAACGGGAAAGAGTGAGAAGGTGTGGCCTGGACAGAACAAGGGGCTCCCCAGGAGGCCGGGGACACGGagggatggggtgtgtgtgtgtgtgtgtgtgtgtgtgtgtgtgctggatcCTCAGCCTTAAGGTGGACGTTAAGGAGGGTGTCCTCAAGGGGCAGCTACCGCAGTGGAGCCTGAAAGAGCAGGTGGAGATTCCACCAGACCCCCAGGAATGAGGGTTCAGGGGCCTGTGGGCAGTAGGGCTGGGGAGGCCCAGCAGGGACGGGCTGGGCCGCCCTCCTCCAGGGCTGGGGGTGCAGAGCCCGTGTCTCCTGCGATTGTTCCTGTACTTGTTCATTCTTGCTCCCActctctcattcattcagtcactcGTTCACTCCCTCCTTCATTCACTCCCTCACTGACCACTACAACCAGCCTAGCACCTGGAGGGGTGCCAGGTTCTATGCTTGGAGCTCAGCCAGGGCCCCCTGCGGTGGCTGGGTGATCTCCGCTGTGCCTGGCTTCCAGCTGCTGTGCTGTCAGAGATCAGGGCCAATGCCTGGGTGAGGCCTGTGTCCTCCAGGCAGGAGGGGCCCCTGGCCGCTGGACTCAGCATCTCTGGATCTCAGGGGCAGGTGCATGAAGACGCCTCTGCGGGGAAGTTCGCTTCAAGGGGTCCCCGCAGAGTCAGAACCCTGAGAACTGCCCCACCAGCCGTCAATCACCGATCATCAATCGATACTCCTTCAGCCCCTCAGCCAGTGGCGGTCTCTGTGGAGACCAGGGTCCCAGGAGAGGCTTGGGGAGTGGGGGCACGTGAGGAGGGCTTGGCCAGGGAGACCAAGTCACGCCCCCAAACTTCCACAGTGCCCAGTGGATGGGGGCCAGTGCCTCAGGGCAACGTCCAGGCCGGCCAGGGCTGCCTGCCTCGCCCCCCTCTGTCCCCCTCACACCTGCCCTTTCTGCCAAAATCCTACTCCCCAGCTGGGCTCAAGCTCCGTCCTGCCGACCAAGCCCTCCCTGACGCAGCCCACCCcccagtgggaaggagctgcagtGTATCCAGGTCCGGGCAGGCCGGTCCTTCTCCGTGGCCCTGAGATGTGATCCTAGGCCCCTCGTCAGCCCATGTCTGCCCCTCCTAGCAGCCCACCGCACCCCACCTTGTTTCACTTGGGGGGGTCATTGTCTCTGTGTCCTTCCCCCACCGACCCACCACCCCACCTCGACCCTGGGTGGAGATCCTGCCCCCAGGTCGGGGCTGTTCCCAGCCGGGCCTGGGGCTCCAGTGCCCTGGGGTTGTAGGGACTGGTGGTGACTTTCCCTGCTCTCCTGAGGGGGCTGACTGACAGGTGACAGGAGGAGGCCCCAGggcaggatggagagagagaccaGGAGGGAGCGTGGTCGGGGAGCAGAACTTCAAGAGGGGCTGGCCCAACCTACGCCCACCAGACTAGGTCCCGCTCTGCAGACAGGCGGTGGAGGCCCGGCCACAGTTCCAGAAACAGCCCCGTCACCACCTGGACACCTGGCTAAAGATGGTTGACCACAGCCC from Mesoplodon densirostris isolate mMesDen1 chromosome 1, mMesDen1 primary haplotype, whole genome shotgun sequence includes:
- the CPZ gene encoding carboxypeptidase Z, with product MRPPPPPLLFSMLVLAAARPWCEPNPDAAGGCPRAAAADSATCVDLQLQTCSDASYNQTTFPTLLEHRSRAAVESSSEYILLSVLHHLLEGQCNPDLRLLGCAVLAPQCEGGRMRRPCRHVCEALRDACLPAFDAIDMAWPYFLDCGRYFVGQEEGCYNPLEKLRGGLDVVEEALPSGHPPTFLRFTHHSYAQMVRVLKQTAARCTHIAKTYSIGRSFDGRELLVIEFSSLPGRHELMEPEVKLIGNIHGNEVAGREMLIYLAQYLCSEYLLGSARVQRLLNTTRIHLLPSMNPDGYEVAAAEGAGYNGWTSGRQNAQNLDLNRNFPDLTSEYYRLASARNMRSGHIAIPQHYWWGKVAPETKAIMKWMRTIPFVLSASLHGGDLVVSYPFDFSKHPEEEKMFSPTPDEKMFKLLAKAYADVHPMMMDKSENRCGGNFLKRGSIINGADWYSFTGGMSDFNYLHSNCFEITVELGCVKFPPEEALYTIWQHNKEPLLNFVEMVHRGIKGVVMDKFGKPVKNARILVKGIRHDITTAPDGDYWRLLPPGSHIVIAQAPGYSKVIKKVTIPARMRRAGRVDFILQPLRIGPKTFLLGPRRSGPGGAGPYREPEEPSQEPLGARRQPAAGGSKPWWWSYFTSLGQHQPRWLLKY